A window from Neodiprion fabricii isolate iyNeoFabr1 chromosome 2, iyNeoFabr1.1, whole genome shotgun sequence encodes these proteins:
- the LOC124175748 gene encoding discoidin domain-containing receptor 2-like isoform X1 gives MKATLIFQLIWIGEHVASFTMGSCNSPLGMESGTIPDSAVNASSSYVTNVGPRYARLRKETAGGAWCPKRPIEADVREWLQVDFVGSHVVTAIETQGRYDHGRGQEYVEEYTLEYWRPGFAEWREYRKWDGQKILTGNTDTATVVSQELHPPIIATKIRLLPHSVHRRTVCLRIELKGCPETSGVVSYTVPQSPVTELEDTYYDGIKRQGNLLDGIGRLMDGEVGADDYRIDTGYGKGTGWVAWMSDSFTENFLELVFQFDEIRIFHAVHLYANNYFSRDVQVFAKADVWFSIGGQAYQGRPISYSYMPDTVLENARNVTIGLHGKTGRFVKLQLHFANRWIMISEVVFETSSLPDNATDEVTNFEVGVNESPVSPELDLTLQTITAREKGQEYVEVLIGVLTAITLLLLLVFVIILLLSRRQKLQNSPTVLKNPFGFAINMKGLLLNLTPSGMLRDNGHAGSPGAAEDLSMHESLTMEQFHSPLVAAHSLSFEPTYVTVVKTVSLDAVKDFEDIEDEDIGGSSEAYESKPRGGVKTDLVVKGSSGCSSYASPTSHQVKSGSRHSQNYRTLQSGSRGTNPPVVSSASPQRDLDLWHSKRWHTAPKEKHKIPAPVVCWNIAPSMSRPYKCKETEPSEIPRQCLRVAEKLGSGHIGEVIICETVGLGAVLHGVGKLVVARVPPIGGDEALREVKFLSNLVDPNLARVFGVCAGDPAPWTIMEYTELGDLAHYLQYSVPLTGATRTSCSLKALSQGCLLYMGAQIASGMRYLESRNLVHKDLAARNCLLGRSYAVKVTDIAMCSDLYKKDYCDIGGRPPAPIRWLPWESVLLDRYTCASSVWSFAVTLWEVMSLAREKPFQHLSNEQVIQNAELMYYGGELQVFLPKPTMCPENVYKLMCSCWKREETVRPSFKEICGFLVTVNGDYMPA, from the exons ATTGCGAAAAGAGACAGCGGGGGGTGCCTGGTGCCCGAAAAGGCCGATCGAGGCGGATGTCCGGGAGTGGTTGCAGGTCGATTTCGTCGGCTCTCACGTCGTGACGGCGATCGAAACGCAGGGTCGTTACGACCACGGCAGAGGCCAGGAATACGTCGAGGAGTACACCCTCGAGTACTGGAGACCCGGGTTCGCCGAATGGCGGGAGTACCGGAAGTGGGACGGCCAAAAG ATATTGACAGGGAACACCGACACGGCCACCGTCGTTTCTCAGGAACTTCACCCGCCTATAATTGCCACAAAAATACGCCTGTTACCGCATTCGGTTCACAGGCGAACCGTTTGCCTTCGCATCGAGCTGAAGGGCTGCCCGGAAACCA GCGGAGTTGTCAGCTACACCGTCCCCCAATCTCCGGTAACAGAACTTGAGGACACCTATTACGACGGGATAAAGCGACAGGGGAATCTCCTCGACGGTATCGGGCGGCTAATGGACGGAGAGGTTGGAGCCGACGACTACAGGATTGACACCGGCTACGGAAAAG GTACGGGATGGGTTGCCTGGATGAGCGATTCCTTTACCGAGAACTTCCTCGAGCTCGTCTTTCAGTTTGACGAGATCAGGATCTTTCACGCCGTCCACTTATACGCCAACAATTACTTCTCACGCGACGTCCAG GTCTTCGCCAAGGCGGATGTCTGGTTCAGCATTGGTGGTCAAGCCTACCAGGGTCGACCCATTTCCTACTCCTACATGCCCGACACCGTGCTCGAAAACGCCAGGAACGTAACGATCGGTCTCCACGGTAAAACCGGCCGATTCGTCAAGCTCCAGCTACACTTCGCAAACCGATGGATCATGATTAGCGAGGTCGTCTTCGAGACCT CCAGTCTGCCCGATAACGCAACGGACGAGGTGACCAACTTCGAAGTTGGGGTGAACGAGTCGCCAGTGAGTCCGGAATTGGATCTGACTTTGCAGACGA ttacagccagagaaaaggGCCAGGAATACGTCGAGGTTTTAATCGGCGTCCTTACAGCCATaactcttcttcttcttctggtATTCGTTATCATCTTACTGCTCAGCCGGCGACAGAAGCTACAAAACTCACCGACCGTTCTGAAAAATCCCTTCGGATTCGCTATCAACATGAAG GGTCTGCTGCTGAACCTAACACCAAGTGGAATGCTTCGCGACAACGGGCACGCCGGTTCCCCTGGCGCCGCCGAAGATTTAAGCATGCACGAGTCCCTGACAATGGAACAATTTCACTCGCCCCTCGTCGCCGCTCATTCGCTCTCCTTCGAGCCGACCTACGTGACGGTGGTTAAGACTG TGTCTCTGGACGCAGTGAAGGATTTCGAAGACATCGAGGACGAGGATATCGGAGGTTCCTCCGAGGCGTACGAGAGTAAGCCACGAGGTGGAGTAAAGACGGATTTGGTAGTTAAGGGTTCGTCGGGGTGCAGCAGCTACGCCTCGCCCACTTCGCATCAGGTTAAATCCGGCTCGAGACATTCGCAGAATTACAGAACGCTGCAGTCCGGTTCGAGGGGGACAAACCCTCCTGTGGTATCGTCAGCGTCTCCCCAGAGGGACCTTGACCTCTGGCATTCTAAACGGTGGCATACCGCGCCCAAGGAGAAACACAAG ATACCGGCACCCGTCGTCTGCTGGAACATCGCACCGAGCATGAGCAGGCCATACAAATGCAAAGAAACAGAACCGTCGGAAATACCAAGACAGTGTCTCCGCGTTGCTGAGAAACTCGGTTCGGGTCACATCGGCGAG GTCATCATCTGCGAGACGGTTGGACTCGGCGCCGTTCTTCACGGCGTCGGTAAGCTGGTTGTTGCCCGGGTGCCACCGATCGGCGGTGACGAGGCCCTCAGGGAGGTCAAGTTTCTCTCAAACCTCGTCGATCCGAACCTGGCCCGCGTTTTTGGCGTCTGTGCCGGTGACCCCGCACCCTGGACCATCATGGAATACACGGAACTTGGAGACCTCGCTCATTATCTGCAGTACAGCGTTCCTCTGACCGGTGCAACGAGGACTAGTTGCAGTCTGAAAGCCCTCAG TCAAGGCTGCCTGCTCTACATGGGCGCGCAAATAGCGTCGGGGATGAGGTACCTCGAGTCGAGGAATCTCGTGCACAAGGATTTGGCAGCTCGTAATTGTCTCCTGGGACGTTCTTACGCCGTAAAAGTAACCGACATCGCGATGTGCAGCGATCTGTACAAGAAGGACTATTGCGACATCGGCGGAAGGCCTCCGGCGCCAATCAGATGGCTGCCATGGGAGAGCGTGCTCTTG GACAGATACACCTGCGCCAGCAGCGTTTGGTCCTTCGCCGTCACACTTTGGGAGGTAATGAGCTTGGCTCGGGAAAAACCCTTTCAGCATCTCAGCAACGAGCAGGTCATCCAGAATGCCGAGCTAATGTATTACGGGGGAGAGCTGCAG GTGTTTCTGCCGAAGCCAACTATGTGCCCGGAAAATGTTTACAAGCTGATGTGCTCCTGCTGGAAACGCGAAGAAACCGTACGGCCGAGTTTCAAGGAGATCTGCGGGTTCCTGGTCACCGTTAATGGCGATTACATGCCAGCGTAG
- the LOC124175748 gene encoding discoidin domain-containing receptor 2-like isoform X2, whose amino-acid sequence MRPSHRRQLVGQDEGHAYFSADMDWRTCRVVHNGLRKETAGGAWCPKRPIEADVREWLQVDFVGSHVVTAIETQGRYDHGRGQEYVEEYTLEYWRPGFAEWREYRKWDGQKILTGNTDTATVVSQELHPPIIATKIRLLPHSVHRRTVCLRIELKGCPETSGVVSYTVPQSPVTELEDTYYDGIKRQGNLLDGIGRLMDGEVGADDYRIDTGYGKGTGWVAWMSDSFTENFLELVFQFDEIRIFHAVHLYANNYFSRDVQVFAKADVWFSIGGQAYQGRPISYSYMPDTVLENARNVTIGLHGKTGRFVKLQLHFANRWIMISEVVFETSSLPDNATDEVTNFEVGVNESPVSPELDLTLQTITAREKGQEYVEVLIGVLTAITLLLLLVFVIILLLSRRQKLQNSPTVLKNPFGFAINMKGLLLNLTPSGMLRDNGHAGSPGAAEDLSMHESLTMEQFHSPLVAAHSLSFEPTYVTVVKTVSLDAVKDFEDIEDEDIGGSSEAYESKPRGGVKTDLVVKGSSGCSSYASPTSHQVKSGSRHSQNYRTLQSGSRGTNPPVVSSASPQRDLDLWHSKRWHTAPKEKHKIPAPVVCWNIAPSMSRPYKCKETEPSEIPRQCLRVAEKLGSGHIGEVIICETVGLGAVLHGVGKLVVARVPPIGGDEALREVKFLSNLVDPNLARVFGVCAGDPAPWTIMEYTELGDLAHYLQYSVPLTGATRTSCSLKALSQGCLLYMGAQIASGMRYLESRNLVHKDLAARNCLLGRSYAVKVTDIAMCSDLYKKDYCDIGGRPPAPIRWLPWESVLLDRYTCASSVWSFAVTLWEVMSLAREKPFQHLSNEQVIQNAELMYYGGELQVFLPKPTMCPENVYKLMCSCWKREETVRPSFKEICGFLVTVNGDYMPA is encoded by the exons ATTGCGAAAAGAGACAGCGGGGGGTGCCTGGTGCCCGAAAAGGCCGATCGAGGCGGATGTCCGGGAGTGGTTGCAGGTCGATTTCGTCGGCTCTCACGTCGTGACGGCGATCGAAACGCAGGGTCGTTACGACCACGGCAGAGGCCAGGAATACGTCGAGGAGTACACCCTCGAGTACTGGAGACCCGGGTTCGCCGAATGGCGGGAGTACCGGAAGTGGGACGGCCAAAAG ATATTGACAGGGAACACCGACACGGCCACCGTCGTTTCTCAGGAACTTCACCCGCCTATAATTGCCACAAAAATACGCCTGTTACCGCATTCGGTTCACAGGCGAACCGTTTGCCTTCGCATCGAGCTGAAGGGCTGCCCGGAAACCA GCGGAGTTGTCAGCTACACCGTCCCCCAATCTCCGGTAACAGAACTTGAGGACACCTATTACGACGGGATAAAGCGACAGGGGAATCTCCTCGACGGTATCGGGCGGCTAATGGACGGAGAGGTTGGAGCCGACGACTACAGGATTGACACCGGCTACGGAAAAG GTACGGGATGGGTTGCCTGGATGAGCGATTCCTTTACCGAGAACTTCCTCGAGCTCGTCTTTCAGTTTGACGAGATCAGGATCTTTCACGCCGTCCACTTATACGCCAACAATTACTTCTCACGCGACGTCCAG GTCTTCGCCAAGGCGGATGTCTGGTTCAGCATTGGTGGTCAAGCCTACCAGGGTCGACCCATTTCCTACTCCTACATGCCCGACACCGTGCTCGAAAACGCCAGGAACGTAACGATCGGTCTCCACGGTAAAACCGGCCGATTCGTCAAGCTCCAGCTACACTTCGCAAACCGATGGATCATGATTAGCGAGGTCGTCTTCGAGACCT CCAGTCTGCCCGATAACGCAACGGACGAGGTGACCAACTTCGAAGTTGGGGTGAACGAGTCGCCAGTGAGTCCGGAATTGGATCTGACTTTGCAGACGA ttacagccagagaaaaggGCCAGGAATACGTCGAGGTTTTAATCGGCGTCCTTACAGCCATaactcttcttcttcttctggtATTCGTTATCATCTTACTGCTCAGCCGGCGACAGAAGCTACAAAACTCACCGACCGTTCTGAAAAATCCCTTCGGATTCGCTATCAACATGAAG GGTCTGCTGCTGAACCTAACACCAAGTGGAATGCTTCGCGACAACGGGCACGCCGGTTCCCCTGGCGCCGCCGAAGATTTAAGCATGCACGAGTCCCTGACAATGGAACAATTTCACTCGCCCCTCGTCGCCGCTCATTCGCTCTCCTTCGAGCCGACCTACGTGACGGTGGTTAAGACTG TGTCTCTGGACGCAGTGAAGGATTTCGAAGACATCGAGGACGAGGATATCGGAGGTTCCTCCGAGGCGTACGAGAGTAAGCCACGAGGTGGAGTAAAGACGGATTTGGTAGTTAAGGGTTCGTCGGGGTGCAGCAGCTACGCCTCGCCCACTTCGCATCAGGTTAAATCCGGCTCGAGACATTCGCAGAATTACAGAACGCTGCAGTCCGGTTCGAGGGGGACAAACCCTCCTGTGGTATCGTCAGCGTCTCCCCAGAGGGACCTTGACCTCTGGCATTCTAAACGGTGGCATACCGCGCCCAAGGAGAAACACAAG ATACCGGCACCCGTCGTCTGCTGGAACATCGCACCGAGCATGAGCAGGCCATACAAATGCAAAGAAACAGAACCGTCGGAAATACCAAGACAGTGTCTCCGCGTTGCTGAGAAACTCGGTTCGGGTCACATCGGCGAG GTCATCATCTGCGAGACGGTTGGACTCGGCGCCGTTCTTCACGGCGTCGGTAAGCTGGTTGTTGCCCGGGTGCCACCGATCGGCGGTGACGAGGCCCTCAGGGAGGTCAAGTTTCTCTCAAACCTCGTCGATCCGAACCTGGCCCGCGTTTTTGGCGTCTGTGCCGGTGACCCCGCACCCTGGACCATCATGGAATACACGGAACTTGGAGACCTCGCTCATTATCTGCAGTACAGCGTTCCTCTGACCGGTGCAACGAGGACTAGTTGCAGTCTGAAAGCCCTCAG TCAAGGCTGCCTGCTCTACATGGGCGCGCAAATAGCGTCGGGGATGAGGTACCTCGAGTCGAGGAATCTCGTGCACAAGGATTTGGCAGCTCGTAATTGTCTCCTGGGACGTTCTTACGCCGTAAAAGTAACCGACATCGCGATGTGCAGCGATCTGTACAAGAAGGACTATTGCGACATCGGCGGAAGGCCTCCGGCGCCAATCAGATGGCTGCCATGGGAGAGCGTGCTCTTG GACAGATACACCTGCGCCAGCAGCGTTTGGTCCTTCGCCGTCACACTTTGGGAGGTAATGAGCTTGGCTCGGGAAAAACCCTTTCAGCATCTCAGCAACGAGCAGGTCATCCAGAATGCCGAGCTAATGTATTACGGGGGAGAGCTGCAG GTGTTTCTGCCGAAGCCAACTATGTGCCCGGAAAATGTTTACAAGCTGATGTGCTCCTGCTGGAAACGCGAAGAAACCGTACGGCCGAGTTTCAAGGAGATCTGCGGGTTCCTGGTCACCGTTAATGGCGATTACATGCCAGCGTAG